A portion of the Poecile atricapillus isolate bPoeAtr1 chromosome 7, bPoeAtr1.hap1, whole genome shotgun sequence genome contains these proteins:
- the NOS1AP gene encoding carboxyl-terminal PDZ ligand of neuronal nitric oxide synthase protein isoform X3, whose protein sequence is MPAKSKYNLVDDRHDLRIPLHNEDAFQHGICFEAKYIGSLDVPRPNSRVEIVTAMRRIRYEFKAKNIKKKKVNLIVSVDGVKVILKKKKKKKEWAWDENKMLVMHDPIYRIFYVSHDSQDLKIFSYIARDGSSNVFRCNVFKSKKKSQAMRIVRTVGQAFEVCHKLSLQHTQQNADGQEDADSERNGDDLDVPACRLSGVDRAATSAEETDIDAVELPLPGADILDFSRGVTDLDAVGKESCLHPEDILTASPKMLLPSSAQLPDLGTPLSAHHQMQLLQQLLQQQQQQTQVAVAQVHLLKDQLAAEAAARLEAQARVHQLLLQNKDLLQHISLLVKQVQELELKLAGNTTTGSQDSLLEITFRSNALPVLCDPTTPQPEDTHPPPLGPSSAFPSAVGSPIGRNDCLVKLECYRFLPDSGPPGPEPALGSLELIKFRESGIASEYESNTDESEERDSWSQEEPPRLLHVQPRQDLGDSLEDEIAV, encoded by the exons TACATCGGGAGCCTGGATGTGCCACGGCCCAACAGCCGCGTGGAGATCGTGACGGCCATGCGGCGCATCAGG TATGAGTTTAAAGCCAAGAATATCAAGAAGAAGAAGGTGAATCTCATTGTGTCGGTGGATGGTGTGAAGGTCATcctgaagaagaagaagaag AAAAAAGAATGGGCGTGGGATGAGAACAAAATGCTCGTCATGCATGATCCCATCTACAG GATATTCTATGTATCTCATGACTCCCAGGACCTAAAGATCTTCAGCTACATTGCCAGGGATGGCTCCAGCAACGTCTTCAGGTGCAACGTCTTCAAGTCCAAGAAGAAG AGCCAGGCCATGCGCATCGTGCGGACGGTGGGGCAGGCGTTCGAGGTGTGCCACAAGCTGAGCCTGCAGCACACGCAGCAGAATGCCGACGGCCAGGAGGACGCGGACAGCGAGAGGAACGGAGACGACCTGGACGTGCCAG CCTGCCGCCTCTCCGGCGTGGACAGAGCGGCCACCTCGGCCGAGGAGACCGACATCGACGCCGTGGAGCTGCCGCTGCCTGGAGCCGACATCCTGGACTTCAGCCGCGGCGTCACCGACCTGGATGCCGTGGGCAAGGAG agctgcctccaccCTGAAGATATCCTGACAGCGTCACCCAAGATGCTGCTGCCCTCATCTGCCCAGCTGCCCGACCTGGGAACACCACTCTCTGCCCACCACCAGAtgcagcttctccagcagctcctgcagcagcagcagcagcagacacaaGTGGCCGTGGCACAG GTCCACCTGCTGAAGGACCAGCTGGCAGCAGAAGCGGCGGCACGGCTGGAGGCCCAGGCTCGTGtgcaccagctgctgctccagaacaAGGACCTGCTGCAGCACATCTCGCTCCTGGTCAAAcaggtgcaggagctggagctgaagcTGGCGGGGAACACGACCA CAGGCTCCCAGGACAGTCTGCTGGAGATCACCTTCCGCTCCAACGCGCTCCCCGTCCTCTGCGACCCGACCACCCCGCAGCCCGAGGACACTCACCCGCCGCCGCTGGGCCCCAGCTCGGCTTTCCCCAGCGCCGTGGGCAGCCCCATAGGTAGGAACGACTGTCTGGTGAAGCTGGAGTGCTACCGCTTCCTGCCGGACTCGGGGCCGCCCGGCCCggagccagccctgggcagcctggagCTCATCAAGTTCCGCGAGTCCGGCATCGCCTCCGAGTACGAGTCCAACACGGACGAGAGCGAGGAGCGCGACTCCTGGTCCCAGGAGGAGCCGCCGCGCCTGCTCCACGTCCAGCCCAGGCAGGACCTGGGCGACAGCCTGGAGGACGAGATCGCGGTGTAG
- the NOS1AP gene encoding carboxyl-terminal PDZ ligand of neuronal nitric oxide synthase protein isoform X1, whose protein sequence is MPAKSKYNLVDDRHDLRIPLHNEDAFQHGICFEAKYIGSLDVPRPNSRVEIVTAMRRIRYEFKAKNIKKKKVNLIVSVDGVKVILKKKKKLLSLQKKEWAWDENKMLVMHDPIYRIFYVSHDSQDLKIFSYIARDGSSNVFRCNVFKSKKKSQAMRIVRTVGQAFEVCHKLSLQHTQQNADGQEDADSERNGDDLDVPACRLSGVDRAATSAEETDIDAVELPLPGADILDFSRGVTDLDAVGKESCLHPEDILTASPKMLLPSSAQLPDLGTPLSAHHQMQLLQQLLQQQQQQTQVAVAQVHLLKDQLAAEAAARLEAQARVHQLLLQNKDLLQHISLLVKQVQELELKLAGNTTTGSQDSLLEITFRSNALPVLCDPTTPQPEDTHPPPLGPSSAFPSAVGSPIGRNDCLVKLECYRFLPDSGPPGPEPALGSLELIKFRESGIASEYESNTDESEERDSWSQEEPPRLLHVQPRQDLGDSLEDEIAV, encoded by the exons TACATCGGGAGCCTGGATGTGCCACGGCCCAACAGCCGCGTGGAGATCGTGACGGCCATGCGGCGCATCAGG TATGAGTTTAAAGCCAAGAATATCAAGAAGAAGAAGGTGAATCTCATTGTGTCGGTGGATGGTGTGAAGGTCATcctgaagaagaagaagaag CTCCTTTCATTGCAGAAAAAAGAATGGGCGTGGGATGAGAACAAAATGCTCGTCATGCATGATCCCATCTACAG GATATTCTATGTATCTCATGACTCCCAGGACCTAAAGATCTTCAGCTACATTGCCAGGGATGGCTCCAGCAACGTCTTCAGGTGCAACGTCTTCAAGTCCAAGAAGAAG AGCCAGGCCATGCGCATCGTGCGGACGGTGGGGCAGGCGTTCGAGGTGTGCCACAAGCTGAGCCTGCAGCACACGCAGCAGAATGCCGACGGCCAGGAGGACGCGGACAGCGAGAGGAACGGAGACGACCTGGACGTGCCAG CCTGCCGCCTCTCCGGCGTGGACAGAGCGGCCACCTCGGCCGAGGAGACCGACATCGACGCCGTGGAGCTGCCGCTGCCTGGAGCCGACATCCTGGACTTCAGCCGCGGCGTCACCGACCTGGATGCCGTGGGCAAGGAG agctgcctccaccCTGAAGATATCCTGACAGCGTCACCCAAGATGCTGCTGCCCTCATCTGCCCAGCTGCCCGACCTGGGAACACCACTCTCTGCCCACCACCAGAtgcagcttctccagcagctcctgcagcagcagcagcagcagacacaaGTGGCCGTGGCACAG GTCCACCTGCTGAAGGACCAGCTGGCAGCAGAAGCGGCGGCACGGCTGGAGGCCCAGGCTCGTGtgcaccagctgctgctccagaacaAGGACCTGCTGCAGCACATCTCGCTCCTGGTCAAAcaggtgcaggagctggagctgaagcTGGCGGGGAACACGACCA CAGGCTCCCAGGACAGTCTGCTGGAGATCACCTTCCGCTCCAACGCGCTCCCCGTCCTCTGCGACCCGACCACCCCGCAGCCCGAGGACACTCACCCGCCGCCGCTGGGCCCCAGCTCGGCTTTCCCCAGCGCCGTGGGCAGCCCCATAGGTAGGAACGACTGTCTGGTGAAGCTGGAGTGCTACCGCTTCCTGCCGGACTCGGGGCCGCCCGGCCCggagccagccctgggcagcctggagCTCATCAAGTTCCGCGAGTCCGGCATCGCCTCCGAGTACGAGTCCAACACGGACGAGAGCGAGGAGCGCGACTCCTGGTCCCAGGAGGAGCCGCCGCGCCTGCTCCACGTCCAGCCCAGGCAGGACCTGGGCGACAGCCTGGAGGACGAGATCGCGGTGTAG
- the NOS1AP gene encoding carboxyl-terminal PDZ ligand of neuronal nitric oxide synthase protein isoform X2: MPAKSKYNLVDDRHDLRIPLHNEDAFQHGICFEAKYIGSLDVPRPNSRVEIVTAMRRIRYEFKAKNIKKKKVNLIVSVDGVKVILKKKKKLLSLQKKEWAWDENKMLVMHDPIYRIFYVSHDSQDLKIFSYIARDGSSNVFRCNVFKSKKKSQAMRIVRTVGQAFEVCHKLSLQHTQQNADGQEDADSERNGDDLDVPACRLSGVDRAATSAEETDIDAVELPLPGADILDFSRGVTDLDAVGKESCLHPEDILTASPKMLLPSSAQLPDLGTPLSAHHQMQLLQQLLQQQQQQTQVAVAQVHLLKDQLAAEAAARLEAQARVHQLLLQNKDLLQHISLLVKQVQELELKLAGNTTSSQDSLLEITFRSNALPVLCDPTTPQPEDTHPPPLGPSSAFPSAVGSPIGRNDCLVKLECYRFLPDSGPPGPEPALGSLELIKFRESGIASEYESNTDESEERDSWSQEEPPRLLHVQPRQDLGDSLEDEIAV; the protein is encoded by the exons TACATCGGGAGCCTGGATGTGCCACGGCCCAACAGCCGCGTGGAGATCGTGACGGCCATGCGGCGCATCAGG TATGAGTTTAAAGCCAAGAATATCAAGAAGAAGAAGGTGAATCTCATTGTGTCGGTGGATGGTGTGAAGGTCATcctgaagaagaagaagaag CTCCTTTCATTGCAGAAAAAAGAATGGGCGTGGGATGAGAACAAAATGCTCGTCATGCATGATCCCATCTACAG GATATTCTATGTATCTCATGACTCCCAGGACCTAAAGATCTTCAGCTACATTGCCAGGGATGGCTCCAGCAACGTCTTCAGGTGCAACGTCTTCAAGTCCAAGAAGAAG AGCCAGGCCATGCGCATCGTGCGGACGGTGGGGCAGGCGTTCGAGGTGTGCCACAAGCTGAGCCTGCAGCACACGCAGCAGAATGCCGACGGCCAGGAGGACGCGGACAGCGAGAGGAACGGAGACGACCTGGACGTGCCAG CCTGCCGCCTCTCCGGCGTGGACAGAGCGGCCACCTCGGCCGAGGAGACCGACATCGACGCCGTGGAGCTGCCGCTGCCTGGAGCCGACATCCTGGACTTCAGCCGCGGCGTCACCGACCTGGATGCCGTGGGCAAGGAG agctgcctccaccCTGAAGATATCCTGACAGCGTCACCCAAGATGCTGCTGCCCTCATCTGCCCAGCTGCCCGACCTGGGAACACCACTCTCTGCCCACCACCAGAtgcagcttctccagcagctcctgcagcagcagcagcagcagacacaaGTGGCCGTGGCACAG GTCCACCTGCTGAAGGACCAGCTGGCAGCAGAAGCGGCGGCACGGCTGGAGGCCCAGGCTCGTGtgcaccagctgctgctccagaacaAGGACCTGCTGCAGCACATCTCGCTCCTGGTCAAAcaggtgcaggagctggagctgaagcTGGCGGGGAACACGACCA GCTCCCAGGACAGTCTGCTGGAGATCACCTTCCGCTCCAACGCGCTCCCCGTCCTCTGCGACCCGACCACCCCGCAGCCCGAGGACACTCACCCGCCGCCGCTGGGCCCCAGCTCGGCTTTCCCCAGCGCCGTGGGCAGCCCCATAGGTAGGAACGACTGTCTGGTGAAGCTGGAGTGCTACCGCTTCCTGCCGGACTCGGGGCCGCCCGGCCCggagccagccctgggcagcctggagCTCATCAAGTTCCGCGAGTCCGGCATCGCCTCCGAGTACGAGTCCAACACGGACGAGAGCGAGGAGCGCGACTCCTGGTCCCAGGAGGAGCCGCCGCGCCTGCTCCACGTCCAGCCCAGGCAGGACCTGGGCGACAGCCTGGAGGACGAGATCGCGGTGTAG
- the C7H1orf226 gene encoding LOW QUALITY PROTEIN: uncharacterized protein C1orf226 homolog (The sequence of the model RefSeq protein was modified relative to this genomic sequence to represent the inferred CDS: substituted 1 base at 1 genomic stop codon) codes for AVRLQNSSPRSSPRSWLEPSQRPTLTQRQPQGCELALLGAAPTASRIRVGKTWWRIRCSSEVGCDCRALSPASSCCHHQRQPGLSXGSHGGVGSAEPKLWVPREEAPWLYQGVADKGPPCESHVFRQHDRSEQGVGSTPPLAVLEGTLPSHTSSLAVPLVNARLLSLFPQPASQVAWCQVREALSVLAVPMWSPGLAAILSCPTLVPRACTSLGSPGMPWLPTASAGLLVHVLSIPFPPPVDQSMFENASAGTAPTPRAQHVPAAAGTLPQPCRPAGSQHLRNLGKAVGAKVSDLLRRKEPAGLPGVGAMEVNASAGAMLGTGQPAAEDGAVGLDAFPRLEPPPPITKKRTPRALKTPQDMLIAPQPEGTSMGSGVEEPPEPPTAHPDPTEEQLGMGDPSPPECPGVPSVTGALEPAGDQPASALPVPDLIHKGSRESQWPVGERATEMSPGTEKPSRRAGLEHEPPGSTGRPEPRSPGWEVEGTHPDLLSFE; via the exons GcagtgaggctccagaacagcTCACCCAGGAGCTCACCCAGGAGCTGGCTGGAGCCATCACAAAGACCCACACTGACACAGAGGCAGCCACAGGGCTGTGAGCTGGCACTCCTGGGGGCAGCCCCCACAGCTTCAAGGATTCGTGTTGGGAAGACATGGTGGAGAATCCGGTGTAGCTCAGAGGTGGGGTGTGATTGCAGAGCGCTCTCCCCAgcaagcagctgctgccaccaccagagacagcctgggctgagctgagggaGCCATGGTGGGGTGGGCAGTGCAGAGCCCAAACTGTGGGTGCCCCGAGAGGAGGCCCCGTGGCTTTACCAGGGTGTGGCTGACAAGGGACCCCCATGTGAGTCCCATGTCTTCAGGCAGCACGACAGGTCTGAGCAGGGGGTTGGCAGCACACCTCCCCTGGCAGTGTTGGAAGGGACACTTCCCTCCCACACCTCTTCCCTTGCCGTTCCCCTGGTAAATGCTCGCTTGCTCTCTCTTTTTCCACAACCTGCTTCCCAAGTCGCTTGGTGTCAGGTAAGAGAAGCTCTCAGCGTGTTGGCAGTGCCAATGTGGAGCCCTGGGCTCGCTGCTATCCTGTCTTGCCCCACGCTGGTCCCCCGTGCAtgcacttccctgggcagccctggcatGCCCTGGCTGCCCACAGCCTCTGCAGGGCT CCTGGTTCACGTCCTGTCtattccctttcctcctccagTGGACCAGAGCATGTTTGAGAACGCCAGCGCCGGCACAGCACCCACGCCACGGGCCCAGCACGTCCCTGCCGCGGCGGgcaccctgccccagccctgccggCCCGCTGGCAGCCAGCACCTCCGCAACCTGGGCAAGGCCGTGGGTGCCAAGGTGAGCGACCTCCTGCGCCGCAAGGAGCCGGCCGGCCTGCCCGGCGTGGGAGCCATGGAGGTGAACGCCAGCGCGGGCGCCATGCTGGGCACGGGACAGCCGGCTGCCGAGGATGG ggctgtggggctggatgCCTTTCCCCGGCTGGAACCCCCGCCCCCCATCACCAAGAAGCGGACGCCGCGCGCTCTGAAGACCCCCCAGGACATGCTCATCGCTCCGCAGCCGGAGGGGACCAGCATGGGGAGTGGCGTGGAGGAGCCTCCCGAACCACCCACAGCCCACCCTGACCccacagaggagcagctggggatgggggacCCGTCTCCTCCAGAATGCCCTGGGGTCCCCAGCGTGACGGGCGCCCTAGAGCCCGCTGGGGACCAGCCTGCCAGTGCCTTACCCGTGCCCGACCTCATCCATAAGGGCAGCCGGGAGAGCCAGTGGCCAGTGGGTGAGAGGGCCACTGAGATGTCACCCGGCACAGAGAAGCCCTCA